The DNA region GAGAGCCTGATCCGGGGCGCCTCCGACAACCTGAACACCGTCCTGTCCAAGCTGGACGGCCAGCCCGAGGACTGACCATGCCGAAACCGCTGATCGACACCGCCCTGCTGACTGCCGGGCAAGCGATGAACCGCGCGCCGATGGCGCTTGGACCGGGGCACGCCCGCGTTTCCGCCACTGCCGACGCCACCGAGGCCGACATCTACGTCTATGGGGACATCGGCGGCTGGTGGGACGGCATTCAGGCCGAGGAGTTCGCCAAGGAGATCGACGCCCTGTCGGTCGACACGATCAACGTCCGGCTCAACAGCCCCGGCGGCGTCGTCTTCGACGGGGTGGCGATCTATCAGGCGCTCGCCCGCCACAAGGCGAACATCGTGATCCACATCGACGGGATCGCGGCCAGCATCGCCAGCGTGATCGCCATGGCCGGCGACGAGATCCGCATCGCCGAAGGCGCTCACGTCATGATCCACAAGCCGTGGAGCTTCGCCATCGGCGACGCCGAGGTGATGCGCAAGGAAGCGGACATCCTGGATCAGCTGGAGTCCGGCATCGTCGACATCTATGCCGCGCGCACCGGCCAGGAGCGGAAGGCCCTGGTCGATTGGGTGGCGGCCGAGACGTGGTTCGGCGCCCAGGCGGCGAAGGATGCCGGGTTCGCCGATACGGTGGTGCCGGCCAAGGGCAAGAAGGACGCGAAGGCCGCACACGCCCGGTCGGCGATGCTGCCCCTGTTCCAGCGCACCCCGAAAGACCTCATGCCGAACGCCGCTGAGGGCGGCCCGGCGATCCGTGAGTTCGAGCGCCTTCTCCGCGACGGGGAAGGCTTCTCGCATGCCCAGGCCAAGCGCGTTGCCGCGATGGCTCGGGCCTTCTCCGCCGGTCATCGCGACGATGACCAGCACCAGCCCCCGCCGGCCCCTCGCGACGAGGACGGACAGGCTGCCGCGGTCGCGGCGCTCACGCGGGCGACCAACACCCTGAAAACTCTTTCACGCTGAGGATTGCCATCATGGCCGACAACGCCGTCGAAAAGGTCGTCAACGACCTGATGAACGCCTGGACCGAGTTCAAGGACACGAGCGAGGAGAACGAAAAGCGGCGCGACACGCTGCTGGAAGACAAGATGACCCGCCTGAATGCGGCAATGGACAGGGCCGAGGGGCTCAACCAGAAGCTGACCCTGTCCGAGCAGACCGCCAAGGCGCAGCAGGAGCAGCTGGACCGCATCGAGGCGGCGATGAACCGCGCCAGCCTTGGCAGCCCCAAGGGCGACAAGGAGGCGACCGAGCACCGCGAGGCGTTCGACCGGGTGATGCGCACCCATGTGAACGACCGCCGCCGCGACGACATGGATCTGCTGAACAAGCGCAAGGCTGCGCTGGTGAAGTCCGACGACACCGGCGCCGGCTACCTGCTGGCGCCGCCTGACCTCCAGGCGGACATCCTGAAGGACGTGGTGGAGCAGACGCCCGCCCGCGTCCTGTCCACCGTCCGCACCATCGGCGTCGAGGCATGGAAGCAGCCGAAGCGCACCGGCACCGCCGGGGCAACGCGCGTCGGGGAGAAGGGCGGTCGAGGCAACACGGGCGACCCCGAGTACGGCATGATCGAGATCCTGGCGCCCGAGATGATCGCCCGGTTCGAAATCTCCCAGCAGATGCTGGAGGACAGCGGGTATGACCTGCTGGCCGAGCTGCGGTCTGAGTCGTCCGAGCAGTTCTCGGTCAAGCAGGGGCAGGAGTGGGTCGGCGGGGCCGGCTCGAACAACCAGGCGGAAGGCATCCTCGTCAACCCGGATGTCGCCTTCACCGTGTCGGGCAACGCCACCGGCCTGACCGGCGACGGCCTGATCGACCTGTACCACGACCTGAAGACGGCCTATGCCCGCAACGGCATCTGGACGCTGAACCGCCGGACGCTGGGCAAGGTGCGCAAGCTGAAGGACGGCGAGGGCAACTTTCTCTGGCTGCCCGGTCTGGCGAACGGGGTGCCGAACACGATCCTCGGCGCCACCTATGCCGAATGCCCGGACATGCCCGACGTCGCGGCCGGCTCCTTCCCCATCGCCTTCGGCGACTACAAGCGCGGCTACATCATCGTGGACCGCATCGCCGTCAGCTTCATGACCGACTACACGACCGGCGCCGACGACGGGTTGGTGGTGTTCCGCGGCCGGATGCGCACCGGCGGCGGTGTCCGTCAGCCCGAGGCGATCCGCAAGCTGAAGATCGCCGCGTAACGATCCACAAAATCCCCGACACCGCGAGAAGGGCGCCCGCTGGGCGCCTTTCGCGCATCTGAACCCGGAGATCATCGCCATGCGCGACCTTCACAACAACCTCGCCCCCCTGGTGGCGCTGAACATCGGCGCCATCGCCTCCAACACCACCACGAACGGCGCGATCATCGACACGAGGGGCTTCAACAGCCTGGAGTTCGTGATCCAGTCCGGCACCCTGACCGACGGCACCTATACCCCGGCTCTGATCGAGGGGAACGCTTCCGACCTGTCCGACGGCTCCCCCGTCGCGGCCGACGATCTGCTGGGCACCGTTGCGGCCGCCACCTTCGCGGCGACCGACGACAACAAGGTCAAGAAGCTCGGCTATCGCGGCAACAAGCGGTTCGTACGCCTCTCTCTGGTCTCGGCCGGCGCCTCCACCGGCGGGACCATCGGCGCTACCGCGATCCTCGGCCATCCGCGCAACGCGCCGGTCGCCTGATATCCGGGGCGGCATCTGCCGCCCCGCCACTCCTGAACAAGGACACGAGCATGCACAAGGTTCTGAAGCCCTTCCCCTACTCCCACGACGGCATCAAGACCGAGCAACTGGCGGAAGGCGTCCAGCGCGACTTTCGCCCCGATCTGGTGGAGGGGCTGGAAAAGGCCGGCCTGATCGGTCCGCCCGATGCCAAGGGCGCTGCGAAGGGCAGCAAGCCGGCCGGCGAAGGCTGATCCATGCCGCCCGCGCCTCCGCCCATCAGCTTGACCGGCTCCGCCCCACGGTTCTGCTGGGTTTGGCCCATTGCCCTGCTGATGGTCGCGGTGATCGGGGCGGTCACCGTCAAGGAGGCCCGCAAATGCCCATCGTCACTGTCACCACCCCCGCGGCAGACCGCCGCCTGTGCTCCACAGGAGCCCTGAAGACCGAACTCGGCATCGACGCTGACGACACCCTGTTCGACGCATGGTTGGAGGCAGAGGCGCTGTCTGCCTCCGACCTCGTGGCCGCCGCCTGCGGGGTGCGGGGTGACGATGCCGGCGATGCACCGCCGACCTTCCGCGAGGAAATAGCGATCGTCACCTTCAGCGTCGACGAAGCAGGTGGCGCCGAGGCTCTGTTCCTGCCGTGGCGCCGCCCCGCCCGGGTCTCCGTGGTTTCGGTCAGCGGTTCCACGCTGGACCCCGCCAGCTATCGCGCGATGAGCAAGGCCGGACTGATCGAGCGATTGAGTGCCGCCGGCTGCGTCGTCCCCTGGCGCCGATCTGCCGCCGCTGTGACCATCTCGTCCGGCTGGGCCTTGGGCAAGGTGCCCACCGAGCTTCAGGACGCCGTGAAGCGGCTGGTCCGCCTGCGCTGGGAGTCCAGGGACCGGGATCTGGCGGTGAAGGCCGAAGAGACCGACGGCACCGGCCGCACGGAATATTGGGTCGGCAGCATGGGGGCCGGCGGCTCCGCGCTTCCGGCCGATGTGCTGGCGGCGCTCCGGGCCGGCGGCTTCGTCGACTGCATCCGTTGAGGCGCCCATGGCCCGCTCCCGTGAAGCCCGCATGATCGGCAAGCGCGGCAAGCCGGTTGTGCTGCGCCGCCTGCAACCCGTCTTCACCGAAGTGATCGTACAAGCGTTCTGGCGGGAGACCGGCAGCGACACCCTGAACGGCAGCGCCGCGCAACGGACCTTCTCGGTCATCGTCGCGGCCGACGCCCTGGCGGAAACCGCTTTCCCGGCCGGCGGGCCGCAGAAGGGCGATCTGGTCATTATCAAGCCCACCATCGCGAACGGCGCCTGGACCGGCGGCGGCCAGACGCTGACGGTCTCCACCCCCGGCGAGCGCATCGGCGGCTGGTGGATGGAAGCGAAGGGTTGACCCCATGGCGACGATCCAAGCCTTCAACGCGATCCGCGCGTTCATCCGGGCCAATTGGCCGGACGTCGCGCCGCGCGACTGCCCTCTGGAATGGGACAACGAGCCGATCACGCCGCCGCAGCCCTACGGCCCGATAGACCCCAGCACCAACCAGCCGGTGGTCAACGCCTGGGGGCGGGTGCTGATCGACGGCGACCTGTGGGGGCAGGCCAGCATCGGCACCGGCAGCCCGGACACCGATCGGTGGGAGGAAACCGGCTCGCTGATGCTGTTCGTGTTCGCGCCGGTCGGCACCGGCTCCGAGCTGACCCGCGAGCTGCTGACCGCCTTCGCCGAAATGTGCCGGGGGCAGGACATCGGCGCCGTCGAGTTTCAGGACATCCGTTTCGACCCCATCGGCGTCAAGGACGACACCGGCAGCTGGTGGGGCATGCACATCGTCATCGACTGGAAGAGAGGATAGCCACCATGGCCCGATACATCGTCACCAAGCCCTTCAACACCGCAACCCGCCGGTTCGCCGTCGGCCAGGAGGTCACCGATGCCGACCTGGGCGACGTGCTGACCCTGGGGGACCGCGTCAATCTCGGCCAGATCGCCGAGACGGAGGAGCCCGAGGACAGCCACCACACGGAGCCGCCGGCCACGGAAGAAGACGCGGCCGGCGAAGAACCCGATCACTTCACCGCCTGACGCGCCCCCAATCCACCTGACGATCACCCCGCCGCCGGCACCGCCCGAGCGGCTTTTTTCATGCCCGGCTGAAAGGAGCCGCCCATGTCCAGTTCCAACCGTGTCCGCCTTGCCGGCGTCGCCGAGACGACGTACGGCACCACCCCCACCACCCCGCGCATGCGCAAGCAGCGCGTGACCTCCATCGGCCTGTCGAACAAGACGGTCACCATCGACTCCGGCGACATCCGCGACGACCGGATGAACTCCGACCCGACGCTGGTCGGGCAGACCAACGACGGGCAGATCGGCATCGAATGGCACTACCCGGTCGATGGCTGCCTCCTGTCGAGTGAGATGGAGAGCGCCTTCGGCAATTACTGGGTCAACACGCCCAGCCGCGACAACGACGGCGTCGCCGGGAGCGTGATCCAGAGCGTCACGAACTCATCCCAGGTGGTGGCGGTCGCCGCCGGCCCCGCCTTCGTTGCGGGCCATCTGGTCTACTTCTCGGGCTTCGGCGTCGCTGGTAACCGCGGCAAGCTGGCGAAGGTCACCACCGGCAGCACCACCGCCCCAGCCTTCGCCGCCGCCGGCCTCGTGGATGAAAACACTGCGGCAGCCACGGCGCGCATGAAGGTCTGCGGCTTCGAGGGGGCTGCCGGCGACATTCAGGCGGTCGCCGACGGCCTCCAGAGCACCGCCCTGGATTTCACGACGCTGGGCCTTCAGATCGGCCAATGGGCGAAGGTCGGGGACACCGGTGGCGCCTACCATTTCGTCGCCGACACCATGAACCGCTGGTGGGGTCGCATCATCGGCATCTCCGCCCACAAGCTGACGCTGGACAACCTGCCGGCGGGCTGGGCCGTCGACAACGGCAGCAGCAAGACGATCCGGGTCTTCTTCGGCGATGTCCTGATGAACGGCGTGCTGAAGCTGGGTGTGACTTTGGAACGTGGTTTCATGGACCACACGCCGCCGACCTTCCTGCCGCAGAGCGGCATGCGGGTGGGCAGCATGGAGTTCGGCGGGCAGGCCAAGGAAAAGGCCACCGGGGGCATCAGCTTCATGGGCATGAAGGCCGGAACGCCCGGCACGACCACCCTGGACGCGCTGCCGGACGAGGCGCCGGACAGCGGGCTCTATCCGGTCCTGGCCTTCTCCGCCAATTGCGGGAGGATCGGCGAGGGCGGTGTCGCCCTCGGCAAGCCCAATTGGGCCAAGGGCCTGAAGTTCACAATCGCCAACAACCTGCGCGCCATCGACGCCGCAGCCGACGGCGAGGACTTCGCTCCGGCGTCCGTCGACGTGGTGGACGGCTCCTGCGACGTGACGGTGGAGTTGGATACCCATTTCGGCAACGCAGATCTGCTCGCCAAGGTGTCGCAGGCAACCCCCACCGCCATCAACACCCGCCTCCAGAAGGGCACCCAGGCGCTGGTTTGGGATGCGCCCAGGCTGATCCCGAAGGAAGGCGACCCCAACGTCAGCGGCAAGAACACGGACGTCATGCTGCCGGTCAAACTGACCGCCTCCAAGGATGCCGTGACCGGGGCGCAGCTGATCGTGAACCGGTTCGAGTTCGTTCGGTAAGGGGGCGGCGATGCACATAAAGGCAGGCGACCCCGGCGCCAAGTTCGTGTCCGTGTTCGACGGCGAGACGGGCGAGAAGCTCCAGCGCGTGGTGGAGGTCAACGACACCGAGGGCTGGTATCGCGCCTATGCGGCCGGTCCTGATGGGCGCGTGCTGCGAGACGGCGAGGAAGCCGTGATCGAGCGCGTGGACCGGCCGATCCGCATCGAGGTTCCGGAGCAGTACCGGCACCTCTTCCAAGCCTGACGAGACCCCGACGACCACGGGAAAGAGGCTGCCGGCCCTGCCGGCGGCATGACGGCACGCGCGGGCCGTGGGCGGGCGTTTGGTCGGCGCCCGCCCTTTCATCGCGCACCCATCCGACCAACGACCAGATCAAGGACTTACCGCCATGGCGAACCTCGCCTCCCTGAAGCGCAGCTCCACCGCCCTCACCACCGGCGCCTGGAAGCGCCCCGACCCCGATCTCGATCTCCAGATCCTCACCCGCGGCTTCACCGACGAGTACCAGGACGCCCAGGCGTCCAAGCAGCGCAAGGCCGCCAAGGGCTTCGGCGGCGATCCGGAGAAGCTGCCGGTGGCGATGAAGCGCTCGATCAACATCGAGTGCCTGATCAAGCACTGCCTGATCGACGTCAAGATGACGGACGACGACGGCAACCCGGTCTCCTTCGAGGAGTTCTGCGACACCATCCGCGATCCGGATTTCTCCGAACTCGCAACCGCGGCCTTCACCGCCGCCGGCATGGTTTCTGCCGACCGCGAGGCCGACGCGAAGGAAGCCGAGGGAAACTGACGGCGGCCCTACGGGACCATCTCAACCGCAAGGCGGACAGCAACGATCTGCTGGCCGACCTTGCGGAGGATGACCCCGACGCGGCCGAGATGGTGGCCGCCCGCCTGGATGACGAGGGCGAGGCGGTCGAACCCCTGCCGTGGTGCCGGTGGGCATGGCGTGCCTGGCACGCGCTCTCCGACGACCGGCAATGGCGGGGCGGAGGCATGGGGCCTCCAAGCCCCTGCAACATCCCGTGGTCGGTGGCCCGCGCCTATGCGGCCGACCACGGGCACGACCTCCCCCTCCTTCTCCGCCTGCTCCGCGCCATGGACGGCGTCTATGCCGAGTGGTGGGCGGAGAAGGTGAAGGAGGCGAACAAGAAGCCGACGACGGAGTGACCCATGGCGAAAGCGGCAGCCTTCAACGCCCGGCTTCGGGTCTTCGTGGATCGGGCGCTCTCTCCGGAAGCGCAGTCCCGCCGGCTGGCGGAAATCGCCATCACCGAGCGGGACCGGCTGATTGCCGCCGGCCGGGCTTCCCGCCGGTACCGGCGCTGGGTCGATGGGGTGGAGGGTGCGCCCGAGACCGCGGTCCGGCCGGCAGATGGCGGTCGCATCGTCTACCGGTTCTCGATCATGGAAGCGGTCTGCACCTTCGCCCTGTCGTTCCTCATCAACCGTAGCCCGCCCCGATCCTCCGCACCGCTGAACCCCGCCACGGGCAAGACGGCGCATTACCGGGACGGCTTCTATTTCGGCATCAAGGACAGCGCCTCCGCCTATGCGGGCAAGGGTGACTCCGCCGGCCGGTTCGTCCCGGCGGCGCAGTTCAACCCGGCGGCGCTGTCCCCCACCATCACCGAAATCATCATCGGCAACGTGCTGCCCTACAGCCGCAAGGTCGACGTGCAGCTGATCGGGGGGCAGTCGCTATCCTTCCCGGTGCCGCCCGGCCTGTTCGATGGCGCCGTGAAGGCGATCCGTTCCCGCTTTGGCGACCTCGTGGAGGTCAAGCGGGTCTACACGATGGATTTCCCCAACCAGTACCGGCTGAAGCGTCGGCAGGTCTGGGCCACCGGCAAGAAGCAGGGGCTCTCGCGTGGACGTCAAGGAACGCGCGTTGAGAGCCCCGCCATCATCATCCTACCGAGGCGCTAACTGCTCTTCGCTACCTTTGAAATCATGTCCTGCGCCTGACGAAGCATTTTGATAGTGTTTACAAGTAATGGATCTGCGTTTCCGAACGACGATGCGGATAAGTTGGCGTCCCGATTAACGTCAGAATTATATATCTGCACACCAAACCCTAACGATCCTTTATATCCATCCATGAGTGAAAACCTAATAAACGGAGTTGCGTTGAAGAACGCATGACGCAGCACAAAGCTTTGCTGCGCTGTAATTACCCCACTGAAGCCGCCGAGGGCAGCAAGTATTTCTGGAATATCACTCTCTGGAATTGATGAAAGAGCTGACGCTTTTTTGTCCTCGATAATGGAAATATCAACGTAGAAGCTTCTAAGTGGAGCCTTTTCATCAGGCGAATAAACAATACTCTCCCGAACTCCAATGGAAATCGGTTGCGTATTGTTTATCGTTCCAATCGTTTGGGTCGAATGAAGATGTAGAGGCTTGTGCCTCTGAGCGAATTTAATCGCCGGTATCTCCGCCATAGCATTCCTCCAAGCTGTAGGGCGCTTAGTTTGCTCTCCGCTTTTTGGAGAGTCTAACCCTAGAATTCTCTGAAAAAGCGCCCATCAAGTCCGATGGGTCGCTTTTTATGCGAGGCACGCCCATGACTGATCAGATCGAGAGCCTGGACGTAGGCTTCCAAGACGGTGTGTCGGCTGGCGCCAAGAAGGCGACCGACGCGGTCACGGGCCTGGGCGACGCCTTCAGCGCCACCGAGGCGAAGGCGGAGCGTGCTGGACAGGGCACGAAGAAGGCGACCGACGAGGTTGCAGCCGGCGCCGCAGCCGCCGGGAAAGCCATCGACTCCTACGCCGGCACCGTGGAGCGTGCCGACGAGCGGGTAAGGCGCCACGCCCAGACGTACGACCAGCTCGCCAACAAGTTCGACCGGACCAAGCGGGAGGCTGCCGCCGTCGCGCGGGCCATCGCGCCGTATCAGCGGGCGCTGGATGACCTGGAGGCGAGCAGCGCCAAGGCGGGCGAGAAGGAGGAGCTTCGCGCCACCATCACGGCCAAGATGGAGGCCGCCGCCGAAAAGGCGCGGGTAGCGGTGGCGCGCTATTTCAAGGACGTGGAAGCCGGCGCGGCAGCGGCGAACGCAGCGGCCGGCGGGCTGTCGGCTGGCATGGCCGCCGCCACGGCCTCGGCCGGCTCTTGGGCTGGCGCGCTGGACAAGGTGTATGCCACCGCCGGCAGCATGTCCGACGGGCTGAACCGCGCCGCCCGCGCCCTCCGGGATCTGAACACCTCTTTCGACGCCGGGCACACCAGCTTTGCCGAGTGGGCGGCCGGGGCGAAGGGGCTGGAGGCCAGCTTGCGCGGCGTGTCCGCAGCGCAGAAGGCCATCAACGACTCGGTCGGCCTGTCGCGCCAGACGGCGAACACCGCAACCATCGGCGCCACCCGCTACGCCACCACCGGACGGGGATCGAGCGGGACCGGCTCCATCACCTTCGGGGACGACGGCAGCGTGCAGCGCCTGGACGACATCACCGCGGCGTTCGCGGCGGCGGACGCTGAACTGGACGCCTACCGCGTCTCGCTCGGGCTGACCGACGCCGCCCAGCAGAAGTATGTGGCCGGACTGGCGAAGTTGCAGGCCACCATCCGCCGGGCTGGTGTGGAGGAGGCCGAGGCAACCCGCCTGCTCAACGCCTATGCCGCCGCCCACGATCCTGCCGCGCGCTCCGCCGGCCAAGCCACAAAGGCGGCGGAGGCCACCGCCTCCGAATGGCAGGCCATCCTCGTTCAGGAGGAGTTTGCCGCCCGAGAGCGCATCGCCCAGACCAAGACCAACGTCGCGGCCAATTGGGAAGCGCAATTGGCGATGGACGAGTGGGGGGCACGCGAAGCCAAGGCGAAGCTCGCCACCGAATGGGAAGGGCTGCTGGCGCTCGAAGAGTTCCAGCAGCGCGAGCGGATCGCCCAGACGAAGGCGCAGGTTGCCGCCGCCTGGGAAGCGCAGATCGCCATGGACCAATGGGGAGCGCGCGAAGCCAAGGCGAAGCTGGCGACCGAGTGGGAGGCCAGCCTTGCGATGGAGCAGTTCGACGCTCCCGTCACCTATCGCAAGACGGTTGCCTCCTTCGACAAGGAGGCCGGCGACGCGCTGAAATACACGGAGGCCCTGGACCGGCTCCGAAGCACTGCGGCGGCGGCTGGCGTGTCGCTGGACCAACTGGCCGCCGATGAAGCCAAGCTCGCGGCCTCCCTCTCCCCCGCGGCCATCGCGGCGAAGAAGGAGGAGGAGGCGCTCCAGCGGCTGGTGGGCACCCTGGATCGCACTTTCGGCGCCACTGAGAAGCTGACCGAGCGGCAGGCGCTGCTCGACAAGGCGCTGACGGATGGCGTCGGCGGGATCAGGCTGACTGCCGATCAGCACGCCGCCCTGTCGGCGAAGCTACGGGAGCAGCACGATCTTGCGACCCGCAGCGCGACCAGCACAAAGCTGGCCGCGCACGAGACGCTGAACCTCGGCTACCAGATCCAGGATTTCGTCGTCCAGGTCGGTTCCGGCCAGTCCGCGGTGGTCGCCATGCTCCAGCAGGCGCCGCAGGCTGTGGGTGCGGTCGGCGGCCTGTCCCGGGCGATGGCGCTTCTCACCTCCACCACCGCGCTGACGGTGATGGGGGTGGGATCGCTGGCTGTCGGCTTTGGCCTGGTGCTCGGCCGGGCGAACACG from Azospirillum sp. B510 includes:
- a CDS encoding phage tail tube protein; amino-acid sequence: MSSSNRVRLAGVAETTYGTTPTTPRMRKQRVTSIGLSNKTVTIDSGDIRDDRMNSDPTLVGQTNDGQIGIEWHYPVDGCLLSSEMESAFGNYWVNTPSRDNDGVAGSVIQSVTNSSQVVAVAAGPAFVAGHLVYFSGFGVAGNRGKLAKVTTGSTTAPAFAAAGLVDENTAAATARMKVCGFEGAAGDIQAVADGLQSTALDFTTLGLQIGQWAKVGDTGGAYHFVADTMNRWWGRIIGISAHKLTLDNLPAGWAVDNGSSKTIRVFFGDVLMNGVLKLGVTLERGFMDHTPPTFLPQSGMRVGSMEFGGQAKEKATGGISFMGMKAGTPGTTTLDALPDEAPDSGLYPVLAFSANCGRIGEGGVALGKPNWAKGLKFTIANNLRAIDAAADGEDFAPASVDVVDGSCDVTVELDTHFGNADLLAKVSQATPTAINTRLQKGTQALVWDAPRLIPKEGDPNVSGKNTDVMLPVKLTASKDAVTGAQLIVNRFEFVR
- a CDS encoding head maturation protease, ClpP-related, which encodes MPKPLIDTALLTAGQAMNRAPMALGPGHARVSATADATEADIYVYGDIGGWWDGIQAEEFAKEIDALSVDTINVRLNSPGGVVFDGVAIYQALARHKANIVIHIDGIAASIASVIAMAGDEIRIAEGAHVMIHKPWSFAIGDAEVMRKEADILDQLESGIVDIYAARTGQERKALVDWVAAETWFGAQAAKDAGFADTVVPAKGKKDAKAAHARSAMLPLFQRTPKDLMPNAAEGGPAIREFERLLRDGEGFSHAQAKRVAAMARAFSAGHRDDDQHQPPPAPRDEDGQAAAVAALTRATNTLKTLSR
- a CDS encoding phage major capsid protein, which produces MADNAVEKVVNDLMNAWTEFKDTSEENEKRRDTLLEDKMTRLNAAMDRAEGLNQKLTLSEQTAKAQQEQLDRIEAAMNRASLGSPKGDKEATEHREAFDRVMRTHVNDRRRDDMDLLNKRKAALVKSDDTGAGYLLAPPDLQADILKDVVEQTPARVLSTVRTIGVEAWKQPKRTGTAGATRVGEKGGRGNTGDPEYGMIEILAPEMIARFEISQQMLEDSGYDLLAELRSESSEQFSVKQGQEWVGGAGSNNQAEGILVNPDVAFTVSGNATGLTGDGLIDLYHDLKTAYARNGIWTLNRRTLGKVRKLKDGEGNFLWLPGLANGVPNTILGATYAECPDMPDVAAGSFPIAFGDYKRGYIIVDRIAVSFMTDYTTGADDGLVVFRGRMRTGGGVRQPEAIRKLKIAA